A genomic segment from Candidatus Brocadia sinica JPN1 encodes:
- a CDS encoding hemolysin family protein, with amino-acid sequence MEWIIIIILLLFNGLFSCIEMAFASSNVPFLRDMASKGNVAAKKFIILRTRPDRTFAVIQIGITLIGTLSAAVGGVEVKESILPYLNRLLGVSGTTAEIIGIALFVIPFTFFTVVIGELIPKAIAIRYPEEVSLASSHMLTILTKIATPVVHILEQSTLQFLSQIGIRHIPSSEEGISELSLKSLHPFHRDYILNLFALRFKKASEVMLPFSKVIAIRSSMSKEEILKVIIDCGHTRLPVLLNEAEPQVIGILHTKEFVAMMDTKIEFSLANLLRKPYFVDDNESILRILKNFQGNRVHMAIVRESTKIIGIITLEDILEEVVGEIYDEDDDGIVKKIWRQRISTRRY; translated from the coding sequence ATGGAATGGATTATAATAATCATATTGCTTCTCTTCAATGGACTGTTTTCATGTATTGAAATGGCCTTCGCTTCTTCCAATGTCCCGTTTTTACGAGATATGGCCTCTAAGGGTAATGTTGCTGCCAAGAAATTCATTATCTTAAGAACACGTCCAGATAGAACCTTTGCCGTAATCCAGATAGGCATTACATTAATCGGAACGTTATCAGCGGCGGTCGGGGGCGTAGAAGTAAAAGAATCTATACTTCCATATCTCAATAGACTTTTGGGAGTTTCTGGAACAACCGCTGAAATTATCGGAATCGCACTCTTTGTCATCCCATTTACTTTTTTTACTGTTGTCATCGGTGAGCTAATACCCAAAGCCATTGCAATTCGTTACCCCGAAGAGGTCTCTTTGGCCTCCAGTCACATGTTAACGATTTTGACAAAGATCGCTACGCCTGTTGTCCATATCCTTGAGCAATCAACACTGCAATTTCTTTCCCAGATAGGTATTCGCCATATTCCTTCTTCTGAAGAAGGAATATCAGAACTATCTCTAAAATCACTACATCCTTTTCATAGGGATTACATTTTGAACTTATTTGCACTACGCTTCAAAAAGGCATCAGAAGTAATGCTCCCCTTCTCCAAGGTGATTGCGATTCGTAGTTCTATGAGCAAGGAAGAAATCTTAAAGGTCATCATTGATTGTGGACATACAAGACTTCCCGTCCTGCTGAATGAAGCTGAACCACAGGTAATCGGAATTCTTCATACAAAAGAATTCGTAGCTATGATGGATACCAAAATAGAATTTTCCTTAGCTAACTTGCTCCGTAAACCTTATTTTGTAGATGATAACGAATCCATTCTTAGAATACTCAAAAATTTTCAAGGAAATCGCGTTCACATGGCCATTGTACGCGAGAGTACCAAGATTATAGGTATTATAACATTGGAAGATATTTTAGAAGAAGTCGTAGGAGAAATCTATGATGAGGATGACGATGGCATAGTTAAAAAAATATGGAGACAGCGAATCAGCACAAGAAGGTACTAA
- a CDS encoding sigma-54-dependent transcriptional regulator, with amino-acid sequence MSSKAIILIVDDEETIRFSMKEFLEGQGYEVVVAETCVQALEKINEFLPDLVLLDLRLPNMDGIELLEKVKTKDPNALIIVMTGYGSVDSAVEAMKIGAYDYLEKPFKTEHLKVVIEKALGTQALRREVLELRAQQWTFADEPGGVIIGNSQQMKEVYSLIKQVSKSPSTTVLIQGESGTGKELVARAIHHLSSRKNGRFVDINCAALTESLLEAELFGYEKGSFTGATTTGKPGLFEVADKGTIFLDEIGEMGIALQAKLLRILQERQFKRVGGINDIKIDVRVIASTNRNLEEEVESGNFRKDLYYRLKVLPIYVPPLSERKDDIMLLVKHFVHKYNNEFNKNVHHIPPETERLLLEYQWPGNIRELKNVIERAVLISSNGTLQPELGVTVDSRRNTIDNNDMHGSGESDKELNARSLANIERQHIQRVLNETSWRRTEAAKILGINRTTLYNKIKEYGLSPS; translated from the coding sequence ATGTCATCGAAGGCAATAATTCTTATTGTGGACGATGAGGAAACGATTCGGTTTTCAATGAAAGAGTTTTTGGAGGGGCAAGGATATGAGGTTGTTGTCGCCGAAACGTGTGTGCAGGCATTAGAGAAGATAAATGAGTTTCTGCCTGACCTGGTGCTGTTGGATTTGAGGTTGCCCAACATGGATGGAATAGAACTCCTTGAAAAGGTAAAAACGAAAGATCCTAATGCCTTGATCATTGTTATGACGGGGTATGGAAGTGTTGACTCAGCAGTCGAGGCAATGAAGATAGGGGCTTATGATTATTTGGAAAAGCCTTTCAAAACAGAACACTTAAAAGTGGTTATCGAAAAGGCCTTGGGTACCCAGGCATTGAGGAGGGAAGTGTTAGAATTACGGGCACAGCAGTGGACTTTTGCTGATGAGCCTGGTGGTGTGATAATCGGGAATAGTCAGCAAATGAAAGAGGTGTATAGCCTTATTAAACAGGTGTCAAAGAGTCCATCAACAACGGTACTAATACAGGGAGAAAGTGGTACAGGGAAGGAACTTGTTGCTCGGGCTATTCATCATTTAAGCTCGCGGAAGAATGGTCGTTTTGTAGATATTAATTGCGCTGCTTTGACAGAGAGTCTGCTTGAAGCAGAATTATTTGGATATGAAAAGGGCTCCTTTACAGGTGCTACTACGACTGGCAAGCCGGGCTTGTTTGAAGTTGCTGATAAAGGAACTATTTTTTTGGATGAAATAGGCGAGATGGGTATTGCCTTACAAGCGAAACTTCTGAGAATCCTGCAAGAGAGACAATTTAAGAGAGTTGGTGGGATTAACGATATCAAAATTGATGTCAGGGTAATTGCGTCAACCAACCGGAATTTGGAAGAGGAGGTGGAATCGGGTAATTTTAGAAAAGACCTTTATTATAGGTTGAAGGTGTTGCCGATCTATGTTCCTCCATTAAGTGAGAGGAAGGATGATATCATGCTTTTAGTGAAACATTTTGTGCATAAATATAATAACGAATTTAACAAAAATGTTCATCACATACCTCCAGAAACAGAAAGATTGCTTTTGGAATACCAGTGGCCCGGAAATATTCGCGAGTTAAAAAATGTAATTGAGCGAGCTGTCTTGATTTCGAGCAATGGTACATTGCAACCTGAATTAGGTGTTACCGTCGATTCAAGAAGAAATACAATTGATAATAATGACATGCATGGGAGTGGAGAAAGCGATAAGGAACTAAATGCTCGTTCGTTGGCAAATATTGAAAGGCAACATATCCAGAGGGTTCTCAATGAGACTTCCTGGCGGAGAACCGAGGCGGCCAAGATATTAGGTATCAACAGGACTACTTTATACAATAAAATAAAAGAATATGGCCTTAGTCCGTCATAA
- a CDS encoding tetratricopeptide repeat protein: MESLNLKGMSGAVDNSKYVIEANRLYEQGNYESAAAFYEKGLDKSIPFVNEDFVMYRLGDCYLLSERYEEALKVFQTLNSDYINSSYQFKSRLKTGECYAALGEYKKARKTLYSIVAQEGKCCSDDDKLTVVDSYYKIAEYYMQEAERLRKVAAGGPGYSDRPLALK; encoded by the coding sequence GTGGAATCATTGAATTTAAAGGGCATGTCAGGTGCAGTTGATAACTCGAAATATGTAATCGAGGCCAATAGATTGTACGAACAGGGAAATTATGAAAGCGCTGCGGCTTTTTATGAAAAAGGTTTGGATAAATCAATACCCTTTGTAAACGAAGATTTTGTGATGTATCGTTTAGGGGATTGCTATTTATTGTCTGAAAGATATGAGGAGGCATTAAAGGTGTTTCAGACATTAAACAGTGACTACATTAATAGTTCGTATCAGTTTAAAAGCCGGTTAAAAACAGGAGAATGTTATGCCGCATTGGGAGAATATAAAAAGGCGCGGAAAACACTCTATTCGATTGTAGCACAAGAGGGGAAATGTTGTTCCGATGACGACAAACTAACAGTTGTGGACTCTTATTATAAAATTGCAGAGTATTATATGCAAGAAGCCGAACGACTTCGTAAAGTAGCTGCTGGAGGACCTGGTTACTCGGACCGGCCGCTGGCCCTGAAATAA
- a CDS encoding PAS domain S-box protein translates to MINEVITKRFLVISLGGKDAEYTSFRDYFTQNGFDVSFVYDERDLHKIPESRNGFDVVLVDVDRDPDKQIVAVQIMKKYYPHTAVVPITKESKIDIALQMRMSCLGLFDYITRPIHWGNLDDVLRRVFRKIDTDRMLKRMEQERETILNINRLVLSHMSYKDFCNALCLELRKIINFDYFSLVSRIEPSGEYYMYLFDLEQNVHNFQRGTELKTTLESFLFNEVSKSSKIIIRNEVCKNGSEDEKDIVNDGITSYMVYPLFINNALIGCINILSKHRAHFSETHSNLIGQVSAQITVTLMNAMLLDSLTASEEKYRDLVENAPEIIFKMDSHGRFLHVNKMGLEILGYSAKEMTSMYLFDLVADEHGTIIKKQYDTSVNSRKDNNLVMTLLTKDGKRLDAEIICSIQYDTILNDYLVRAFVRDVTERRILEKRIFEYQRRLKGLLKEKTLKLSETEKEMYNQRKFLDALIQNTNVYVVTITLKGEIVFVNRAIEKRFGYTLDEVIGKSIVDVFIPQDKAEELSDDIQMLFSGNKGEQIEIPFASRNQKVRDILWIVTYLKDEWNTISNINLFGYDITEQKILKEQLIQAEKMSSVGTMISGVAHELNNPLSIILNFSELILMCDNLSKSATNRLRHIIDASQRCTRIVENLLTFATKRKSVRKGQYICINEVLKNALELKINDFRVNNIEVEQLFSQSLPRTMADRVQLMQVFINLINNAYDAMKSAHGRGSLAIRTLQRGDKIVIEFEDDGPGILEPEKLFTPFYTTKEVGKGTGLGLAVSYGIIKEHGGTIVGRNWQRGAIFTVTLPIKVQTSKEIKLPVKGDYNLYGLRLLLVEDEVGIAESCSELLMAKGCHVTSVSSAKDAMQAIQEDRFDIVVMDLKMPGEISGIQFYEWMMGYMPTLREKVILMTGDTLSPEFRAFIEKSKVPVIPKPFRFNTFLEKIGFTAKKAGLFQV, encoded by the coding sequence ATGATAAATGAAGTAATAACCAAAAGGTTCCTTGTTATTTCTTTAGGCGGTAAAGATGCAGAATATACATCTTTTCGAGATTATTTTACGCAGAATGGCTTTGATGTTTCTTTTGTTTATGACGAGAGAGATTTACACAAGATACCGGAGAGTAGAAATGGTTTCGATGTAGTTTTGGTAGACGTGGATCGAGATCCGGATAAACAGATAGTGGCTGTTCAAATCATGAAAAAATATTATCCTCACACAGCGGTAGTGCCAATAACAAAGGAAAGCAAGATTGATATTGCATTACAAATGAGGATGTCATGCCTGGGACTTTTTGATTATATTACGAGGCCAATTCATTGGGGGAATCTTGATGATGTATTGAGAAGGGTATTCCGGAAAATTGACACTGATCGTATGTTGAAAAGGATGGAGCAGGAGCGGGAGACCATCCTGAATATCAATCGCTTAGTACTCTCTCACATGAGTTACAAGGATTTTTGTAATGCGTTATGCCTTGAACTCAGAAAGATTATTAACTTTGATTACTTCAGTTTAGTATCGAGAATTGAACCTTCGGGTGAATATTATATGTACTTATTTGATTTAGAGCAAAATGTACACAATTTTCAGAGAGGCACCGAATTGAAAACAACCCTGGAAAGTTTTCTTTTTAATGAGGTGTCAAAGTCCAGTAAGATCATTATTAGAAATGAAGTATGCAAAAATGGGAGTGAGGATGAAAAAGACATAGTGAACGACGGCATCACATCTTACATGGTCTACCCGCTCTTTATTAATAATGCTTTAATTGGTTGTATAAATATTCTCAGTAAACATCGTGCCCATTTTTCTGAAACCCATAGTAACCTTATAGGTCAGGTGTCAGCGCAAATTACGGTTACGCTGATGAATGCCATGCTGCTGGATAGTCTTACTGCGTCGGAAGAGAAATACAGGGACCTGGTCGAGAATGCCCCAGAGATTATATTTAAGATGGATAGTCACGGAAGGTTTTTGCACGTAAATAAGATGGGGCTGGAGATACTTGGGTATAGTGCGAAAGAAATGACCTCGATGTATTTGTTTGATCTCGTTGCTGACGAGCATGGAACTATTATTAAGAAGCAATACGACACGTCAGTCAATTCCCGGAAGGATAATAATTTGGTTATGACCTTATTGACAAAAGATGGCAAACGACTGGACGCGGAAATAATTTGTTCCATACAATACGATACCATTCTTAACGATTACCTGGTCAGAGCCTTTGTTCGCGATGTGACAGAACGACGTATATTGGAAAAAAGAATATTTGAATATCAGAGGCGTTTAAAGGGTTTGCTAAAAGAAAAAACGCTGAAGTTAAGTGAAACCGAAAAAGAAATGTACAATCAAAGAAAATTTCTGGATGCCTTGATACAAAACACGAACGTGTATGTGGTTACCATTACCTTGAAGGGAGAGATTGTGTTTGTGAACCGTGCCATAGAGAAGAGGTTTGGCTACACATTAGATGAGGTCATTGGAAAATCTATCGTCGACGTTTTTATTCCTCAGGACAAGGCAGAAGAATTGTCCGATGATATACAGATGCTCTTTAGTGGAAACAAGGGAGAGCAGATCGAGATACCTTTTGCCTCAAGGAACCAGAAGGTTCGGGATATTTTATGGATTGTGACCTATCTGAAAGACGAGTGGAATACCATCTCGAATATTAACTTGTTCGGTTATGACATTACTGAGCAGAAGATATTAAAGGAACAACTTATCCAGGCCGAAAAGATGAGCAGCGTTGGGACAATGATTTCCGGGGTGGCCCATGAACTGAATAATCCCCTGTCAATTATATTGAATTTCAGCGAGCTTATATTGATGTGTGATAATTTATCAAAGAGTGCAACCAATCGATTGAGACATATTATAGATGCCTCCCAGCGTTGTACCCGTATTGTGGAAAATCTACTTACCTTTGCAACGAAACGAAAATCCGTCAGGAAGGGGCAATATATCTGTATTAACGAGGTTTTAAAGAATGCCCTTGAATTAAAGATCAATGACTTCAGAGTCAATAATATTGAAGTGGAACAATTGTTTTCTCAATCATTGCCCAGGACGATGGCCGATCGGGTGCAGCTTATGCAGGTTTTTATAAATCTCATTAATAACGCTTATGATGCTATGAAAAGTGCGCATGGGAGGGGGAGTCTGGCTATTCGTACGCTCCAGAGGGGGGATAAGATCGTAATAGAATTTGAGGACGACGGACCTGGCATTCTTGAGCCGGAAAAGTTGTTTACTCCTTTTTATACTACGAAAGAAGTGGGAAAAGGTACTGGCCTGGGTTTGGCGGTAAGTTATGGCATTATAAAAGAACATGGAGGAACAATTGTCGGCAGGAATTGGCAGAGAGGCGCTATTTTTACCGTTACGCTTCCTATCAAGGTACAGACGAGCAAAGAGATCAAACTTCCAGTAAAGGGGGATTATAATTTATATGGTTTACGTTTACTGCTGGTAGAAGACGAGGTAGGTATTGCAGAGTCTTGCAGTGAATTATTAATGGCAAAAGGTTGCCATGTAACATCAGTATCCAGCGCAAAAGATGCAATGCAGGCTATCCAGGAGGATCGATTTGATATCGTTGTTATGGATTTGAAAATGCCTGGTGAAATATCCGGAATCCAATTTTATGAATGGATGATGGGCTATATGCCGACCTTGAGGGAGAAGGTGATTTTGATGACTGGGGATACTCTTTCTCCGGAATTTAGGGCATTTATTGAAAAGAGCAAGGTTCCTGTTATCCCTAAACCGTTCCGTTTTAATACTTTCCTTGAAAAGATAGGTTTCACCGCAAAAAAGGCGGGTTTGTTTCAGGTGTGA
- a CDS encoding STAS domain-containing protein, translating into MKIERQEKEKATILVPAGDLVYEGIDELETLFKELSDDARYVILDLENTRYLSARALGIMAFYVKLFGDKQRGLKLVHVSEHIKNLFDVTGILKIIEIFESEDAAFVSIGSQVGKLEKMFLWSNDCFS; encoded by the coding sequence ATGAAAATTGAGAGACAAGAAAAAGAGAAAGCTACAATATTGGTACCAGCAGGGGATTTAGTTTATGAGGGGATAGATGAACTTGAAACTCTTTTTAAGGAATTGAGTGATGATGCCCGTTATGTTATACTTGATCTCGAGAATACAAGATATCTATCGGCAAGGGCACTGGGTATAATGGCGTTTTATGTAAAACTTTTCGGGGATAAACAAAGAGGTTTGAAATTGGTCCATGTGAGTGAACACATAAAAAACTTATTTGATGTTACTGGCATACTGAAAATTATTGAGATATTTGAGAGTGAAGATGCGGCTTTTGTGAGTATCGGATCACAAGTTGGAAAACTAGAGAAAATGTTTTTATGGTCGAATGATTGTTTTAGTTAA
- a CDS encoding tetratricopeptide repeat protein: MGWKIYQKLLALLVVFFVVVVTVVHGNDRKSKVVIFPLKNNQDLNCLIQGIEEVIRSELIRSGYFAVTEQERTYEFVKEAVLYNFIKIEDVNVEAALPRANIVDLFAKVDSKVIIRVAERLKADFVVKGSLNQFGEKFRADIEVIDVKAKETSSALVGECESKEKIPEMMEYLSQQIVNVCKGANVQKEIDYIRSSYQQGNLTYEETSDRLKNLSSLMPESFLIHCALFLHYLGHQEMQDSLIEEGEEVINLFNPDSEADIRYLSFLGIDPFYELANVYSAAGKIDNAIEVYNRAIRGYRMNHIKYYKQLGVLYKREGKTELAINVFKQVLGMNPADYETRLTLAAAYETKGDVSNAMEQYRHCLKYTKNTKESSHVKDMIARLQSKKDVENK; the protein is encoded by the coding sequence ATGGGTTGGAAAATATATCAAAAATTACTAGCATTGCTGGTTGTTTTTTTTGTTGTTGTGGTAACTGTTGTCCACGGAAATGACCGAAAGTCGAAAGTTGTTATTTTTCCTCTTAAAAACAATCAGGATTTAAATTGTCTTATTCAGGGAATCGAAGAAGTAATACGGAGCGAATTGATTCGTTCTGGATATTTTGCCGTGACAGAACAAGAGCGCACCTATGAGTTCGTGAAAGAGGCCGTGCTGTACAACTTTATTAAAATTGAAGATGTGAATGTGGAAGCCGCGTTACCCAGGGCAAATATTGTTGATTTGTTTGCCAAGGTTGATTCGAAGGTAATCATTCGAGTTGCAGAAAGGTTGAAAGCGGATTTTGTGGTTAAAGGGTCTCTTAATCAGTTTGGGGAAAAGTTTCGGGCAGATATTGAAGTTATTGATGTGAAGGCTAAAGAGACGTCAAGCGCTCTAGTAGGTGAATGCGAATCGAAGGAAAAAATTCCGGAGATGATGGAATATCTCTCACAGCAAATCGTTAATGTTTGCAAAGGCGCAAATGTACAAAAGGAAATTGACTATATACGAAGTAGCTATCAACAGGGAAATTTAACTTATGAAGAGACGTCAGATAGATTAAAAAATCTTTCTTCACTGATGCCAGAGTCATTTCTAATTCACTGCGCCTTATTTTTACACTATTTGGGACATCAAGAGATGCAAGATAGTTTGATTGAAGAAGGTGAAGAGGTAATAAATCTGTTTAATCCCGATAGCGAGGCGGATATCAGATATTTGTCTTTTTTAGGCATAGACCCCTTTTATGAACTCGCCAATGTTTATAGTGCGGCGGGAAAAATTGATAACGCAATAGAGGTTTATAATCGGGCAATCCGGGGATATCGCATGAATCACATAAAATACTATAAACAGTTAGGGGTATTATATAAACGAGAGGGTAAAACCGAATTGGCTATTAATGTCTTTAAACAGGTATTAGGCATGAATCCAGCAGATTATGAGACAAGATTGACACTCGCTGCAGCGTATGAAACTAAGGGCGACGTATCAAACGCCATGGAGCAATATCGGCATTGCCTGAAATACACTAAGAATACGAAAGAAAGTTCACATGTAAAAGATATGATTGCACGGCTTCAGTCAAAAAAAGATGTTGAGAACAAATAG
- a CDS encoding flagellar biosynthesis anti-sigma factor FlgM — protein MPIEDVSKTSLHQGVANINRIEINRPHAKVEKDERSAKVKFDSVDISKEARNLEKTIASLKASVSEMHDVRAAKMKEVKIKLENGFYDQPEVIEQVAKKVADVFSVKKQEA, from the coding sequence ATGCCAATAGAAGATGTTTCCAAAACCTCTTTACACCAAGGAGTTGCTAATATAAACCGTATTGAGATAAATCGGCCACATGCAAAGGTAGAAAAGGACGAACGCTCTGCTAAAGTGAAATTTGATTCAGTGGATATCTCCAAAGAAGCAAGGAACCTTGAGAAGACGATTGCGAGTCTCAAGGCCAGTGTGAGTGAAATGCATGATGTAAGGGCAGCAAAGATGAAGGAAGTTAAAATAAAATTAGAAAATGGTTTCTATGACCAGCCAGAGGTGATCGAACAGGTAGCGAAGAAGGTTGCAGATGTTTTTAGTGTTAAAAAGCAAGAGGCATGA
- a CDS encoding response regulator yields the protein MKKKILLVDDEETLRWALQEALMEEGYNVDNTSDGVKALEFIRKANYDLVISDLRMPAMGGLQLISEIKKIRPDVKSIIITAYGSIETVIEAMHIGVSDFLTKPFKIEHIKSVIHRVLYDSSISKNNAGDGRGSGGLKIKYNNPCRQPRTCFLAKDTAGNANHILYDFLELGKLNVLLFGSVSYEVNTNNFDVMMKTIFRNVIKKDKSPASLLKEINLYLCKNILQRFPVALFCAFLDIQRQILSYATYGEELTGILCLPTKEVKMLGSAPFSLNLFPGMMIVESSVPFVSGSKLILICSGPLSNGLRNEIIALDRLRDVIFDASTAGCEDMAKDIKLQIRELDKQVAEEKGIAVMVSSLECKADTAWEEVISLPIPIHNYGKMIEHFDRKLSSIVEDNFKRYQIVASINEAVLNVASFAYKTDEVGEVLLKFSKLGDEVIIEICDQGCGFDIQNYREPDVTVYKELTKKSGRGIFLMKNLMDRMMIQSSKEMGTAVHMAKRVTCNEN from the coding sequence ATGAAAAAAAAGATTTTGTTGGTAGATGACGAAGAAACGCTACGATGGGCTCTCCAGGAAGCACTGATGGAAGAAGGCTATAATGTAGATAATACCAGTGACGGTGTCAAAGCGCTGGAATTTATCAGGAAAGCTAATTATGATTTAGTGATCAGCGATTTGAGAATGCCTGCTATGGGTGGGTTACAATTAATTTCCGAGATAAAAAAGATACGTCCGGATGTTAAATCTATTATTATCACGGCATATGGCTCAATAGAAACAGTAATCGAAGCCATGCACATCGGTGTGTCAGATTTTCTGACAAAACCGTTTAAAATTGAGCATATTAAAAGTGTCATTCATAGGGTTTTGTACGATTCTTCAATTTCAAAAAATAATGCTGGAGATGGCAGGGGTAGCGGAGGATTGAAAATTAAATACAACAATCCATGCAGACAACCACGCACCTGTTTCCTTGCAAAGGATACGGCAGGAAATGCAAATCATATACTGTATGATTTTCTTGAATTAGGGAAATTAAATGTGCTTCTGTTTGGAAGTGTCTCATATGAGGTAAATACAAATAATTTTGATGTTATGATGAAAACAATCTTCCGTAATGTGATAAAAAAGGATAAATCTCCTGCTTCTTTACTAAAGGAGATTAATTTGTATCTTTGTAAGAATATTTTACAGCGGTTTCCTGTGGCATTATTTTGCGCCTTTTTGGATATACAAAGGCAAATTCTTTCCTATGCAACGTATGGGGAAGAGCTAACAGGTATTCTATGTCTGCCCACAAAAGAAGTAAAGATGTTAGGATCAGCCCCTTTTTCTTTAAATTTGTTTCCGGGAATGATGATTGTGGAAAGTTCTGTACCTTTCGTATCTGGTAGCAAATTAATTTTGATATGCAGTGGACCGTTGTCGAATGGTCTGAGAAATGAAATAATCGCTCTCGATAGGCTCAGGGACGTGATATTCGATGCGAGTACGGCCGGGTGTGAAGATATGGCAAAAGATATTAAACTTCAGATCAGAGAACTCGATAAGCAAGTTGCCGAAGAAAAAGGCATCGCTGTGATGGTTTCGAGCCTTGAGTGTAAGGCAGACACCGCTTGGGAAGAGGTGATATCCCTTCCAATACCTATTCATAATTATGGAAAAATGATAGAACATTTTGATAGAAAATTATCGTCGATTGTGGAGGATAATTTTAAGAGATATCAAATTGTCGCATCCATTAATGAGGCTGTTTTAAACGTGGCGTCTTTTGCATATAAAACGGATGAGGTGGGGGAGGTTTTGTTGAAATTTTCGAAATTAGGGGATGAAGTTATTATAGAGATTTGTGATCAGGGTTGTGGATTTGATATACAGAACTATAGAGAACCGGATGTAACAGTATACAAAGAGTTAACAAAGAAGAGTGGGAGAGGGATATTTCTTATGAAGAATTTAATGGATAGAATGATGATACAATCCTCTAAAGAAATGGGGACCGCTGTTCATATGGCAAAGCGAGTAACCTGCAATGAAAATTGA